The genomic window GGGCTTCTCCGGCCGTCGCACGATCGGCGGCTTCACGCCGAGGTCGGGTCGGGTGCTGTTCTGATCACGCTCGTATTCCCAGCACGAGACGCGGGCGACGACCGCGGGGTGGTGGGCACCGGCCTTCCGGACGAGGGACGCCGGACGTATCGCCACCCGGAAGGACTCGTTGACGGGCGCCGAACGGCCGGCGGTCGGGCGCCTGGCGACGCGCACCGATGCCTCGTGCGCCGCACCTTCGGGTGGGGCCGGGGCCGTCGCCGTCGCGACGATGGTATTCGCGGCCGGCGGTGTCACCTGGGCGGGGGCGAATCGGCCCGTGTCGGTGCGGTGGCTGACGATCACGTAGTCCGCGTCGTGCGGGTTGCGGGTGTCCCAGTCGGCGAACCTGGCGTTCATCCAGTTCTGAGTGGAGGCGACCCAGCTCTCGAGCATCGGGGCCCCGGGGATCGTCATTCCCAGGGCCACCACCAGACTGACCAAGACCAGTCGTAAAGTCATCGGTCGTTCTCCGGGTCGTTATTCATGATCGCTCGGGTAGCTATCCCAGGGGCGAATGTGAACGGTGGGTGGAGTAGCAGTCGGACTTGTTGAACATTATCGACAGGGTGATGCGGGTGCTTTAGGGGCAAAGCGGTGTTTGGATAAAACTTGGCGAGGAGGAAGACCCTGTGGCACCGTGTCGGCCGGTTTGAGCCCCCCGGAATGGCCCGGATTGCTCGAGGTGGACCGGCGCTCCGAGAAGAGCCTGCCGAATGGCGGGACGACGGCCCTGGGGCGGCCGCGATGGCGGGCGCGTGCGTACCGGTCCCGCGTTTGGCGAGGTCTCCGGTTGTGTTCCTGGAGAGTCCTCTTATAATGGAAGATTCGAGAATTCCACCCCTTGCGTGGAGGGGTGGTTTCTTTTTTTGGGGACCTCGGGATGGGGCAGCGAGGGGGAGGGGGTCGGTCGGCCGGCTCCTTTCGCGGCCAGCCGCATCGCCGGACAGTGGGCCTTGCCTCGGTGGGCCAGGCCGGAATTGAAACGATACTCAAACATGGTAGATCGCAATCTTCTCCGTGAGTTCGACGTCAGCGAAGACGAGCTGAGCGCCCTCGTGACCGCCGAGGACGGCAGCGATAGCCTGGAGCAGTTCCTCGGCGAGGGCCAGAGCTTCCAGATCGGTTCCATCGTCGCCGGCAAGGTCGTCGAGATCGTCGGCGACCAGGTCGTCGTGGACGTCGGCTACAAGTCCGAAGGCCTCGTCGCGCTCAACGAGTGGGAAGACGAGCCCCCGCCGCAGCCCGGCGACGCCGTCGAGGTCCTGCTCGAGGGCATGGAAGACGAGACCGGCGAGATCGTCCTCTCCCGCAAGAAGGCGCACCGGATGCGCGCCTGGGAGATGGTCATCTCGAAGTACCACGAGGGCGACGTGGTCAAGGGCAAGGTCACCCGCAAGATCAAGGGCGGCCTGCTCGTCGACATCGGCGTCAACGTCTTCCTGCCGGCCAGCCAGGTGGACATCCGCCGCCCGTCGGACATCGCCGACTACATCGATCAAGAGATCGAGTGCATGATCCTCAAGATCGACGAGAGCCGGCGCAACATCGTCGTCAGCCGCCGCAAGCTCATCGAGATCACCCGCGAGGAGCAGAAGAAGCGGCTCCTCGAGGAGATCGAGGTCGGGCAGGTGCGCAAGGGGACCGTCAAGAACATCGCCGACTTCGGCGCGTTCGTGGACCTCGGCGGCATCGACGGCCTGCTGCACATCACCGACATGAGCTGGGGCCGGATCAACCACCCCAGCGACATGCTGAAGATCGACGACCAGCTCGAGGTCATGGTCCTGCACGTGGACAAGGAGCGCGAGAAGATCGCGCTGGGCCTCAAGCAGAAGAGCCCGAGCCCGTGGGAGAACGTCGCCGACAAGTACCCGGTCGGCACGCGGGTCACCGGCGAGGTCGTCAACGTGATGAGCTACGGCGCCTTCGTGAAGCTCGAGGAGGGCATCGAGGGCCTGGTCCACATCTCCGAGATGAGCTGGACCAAGCGCATCAACCACCCGAGCGAGCTGGTCAACATCGGCGACAAGATCGAGGTGGTCGTCCTCGGCATCAACAAGGACAAGCAGGAAATCTCCCTCGGCATGAAGCAGACCCAGGTCAATCCCTGGGACCAGGTCGCCGGCAAGTACCCGCCGGGCACGATGGTGGAGGGGACCGTCCGCAACCTCACCAACTACGGCGCCTTCATCGAGATCGAGGAGGGCATCGACGGCCTGCTGCACATCTCCGACATGAGCTGGACCCGCAAGATCGGCCATCCCAACGAGCTGCTCGAGAAGGGCCAGCGGATCAGCTGCCAGGTGCTCAACGTCGACCAGGACCGCAAGCGGATCGCCCTGGGTCTCAAGCAGCTCAAGGAAGACCCGTGGGAGACCGACATCCCGGGCCGCTACGAGCCGAGCGACGTGGTGAAGGGGAAGGTCACGAAGCTCACCAACTTCGGCGTCTTCGTCGAGCTGGAGCCCGGCCTGGAGGGTCTCCTGCACATCTCCGAGCTGGCCGACCACAAGGTGGATAGCCCGGAGGAGGTGGTGAAGGTCGGCGACGAGATCGAGGTGAAGATCCTCCGCGTCGATCGCGGCGAGCGGAAGATCGGCCTCTCCCGCAAGAAGGCCCACTGGACCAAGCCCGGCGAGGAGGACGTCGACGTCGAGGCACAGGAGTCCAGCGAGTCGCAGCCCGCCAAGGAGACCAAGGAGCTCAAGGGCGGCCTCGGGGGCGGCGGCCCGCTGTTCAGCATGGGGAGCCCGTCCAACAGCGATAATTCCGGGAGCTGACTCGGAGGGGATCCCCCCGGGGCATCCTGCCTCGCTTCTCTTCCACAAGGACCGCCCGACGCCTCGCGTCCGGGCGGTCCTTTTCGTTTGTCGCTCCGGTCGCGACAACCGTCCTGGACCGCGGCCCTGATCGCAGTCCAGATCCCTTCGGGCGACGCAGCCCTCTCAGCCGGCATAACCTCCCGATCTCGCAGACTACCGTGCCGGTCGTATCATTTCTCTAGCCGCCATTCTCTGTATATTCCCAATACGTCCTAGATTTCCGGGTCACCCTTAAGTTATCAAAGAGGCGGCTCCGATATCTCGTGGTGTGGGATCTGACCGGAGGGATCGGGCATGCGGACCGGCTGGCGTCGCGTCGGGGTTGGGCCCCGACGTGGGCTTGCCGAGGCCGACCACCCGTCGCGGTCCTAGCCGTCGGTGAAGCCGACGGCGATGGGGCCGGTGACGGGGCGGCACGGGGCCCGGGTCCCGCCGCTACCGACCGATCAACCGGCGCGGTTGCGGGTGTTTGCCACCCCTGGGGACTCGTGCGGGCCCGGTGATGCGGGTACGCGCGACCTCCCTGCCCGGAGCAGGGGGCTGGACCCGCGGCCCGACGTCCCGATCCGTTGATGAGGGCGGACCCTGTTTCGACCGACACAACGAGGATCTTCATGGCCCGTATTCGCCGACACCGCCGTGACGTGGTCCAGAGCCCCCTGGAGACCTATCTCCGGGAGATCAACGAGATGGCCCTGCTGACCGCGGACGAGGAAAAGCAACTGGCTTATCGCATCTCCGATGGGGACGATTCGGCCCGCGATCGCATGGTCCGGGCGAACTTGCGGCTGGTGGTGAATATCGCCCGCGGCTACGTCGGGAAGGGCCTGGCGCTCCAGGACCTGATCGAGGAAGGGAACCTGGGCCTCCTCCGCGCCGTCGAGGGTTTCGACCCGGCCGTCGGCACGCGATTCAGCACGTACGCGAGCTACTGGATCAAGCAGTCGATCAAGCGGGCGCTCGTCAACACGGCGAAGCCGATCCGGATCCCCGCCTACATGGTCGAGCTGCTCTTCAAGTGGCGGAGGATGGCCGCCGACCTCCAGGAGACGCTCGGGCGTCCGGCGACCTTCGAGGAAGTCGCCCGGGAATTGAAGCTCCCGAAGAAGAAGCTGGCGATCGTGAAGAAGGCGATCAAGGTGTACAACCTCGTCCCGCAGACGGATCAGCCCGAGAACGGCTGGAGCCTGGGCGAGATGCTCATGGACGAGCGCACGCGGACTCCCGACGTGGAGATGGTCGAGGCCGACAACCTGCGGCTGGTCATGAACCGCCTCGAGGAGATGGACAAGCGCGAGGCGACCGTCCTCCGGATGCGGTTCGGCCTCAACGATGCGCCGCCGAAGACGCTGAAGGAGATCGGCGAGTCCCTCGGGCTGACCCGCGAGCGGGTGCGACAGATCGAGAACGAGGCCCTCGGCAAGCTCTCGGCCTCGCTCATGGCGGACTGAGCGGCCCGGGGCGACGGACGGTGCGGCGGGCGCGGCGACGGAGCCAGGCGAACCCGCCGGTGGCAGCGACGAAGACGATCAGCGGGGCCGGCTCGGGCACCGGAGCGGGGAGCCGGCCCTGGAGTGCCCGCAGGTTCGTCATCGGGCGATCTCCCGAGAAATCCGTGGCGAAGCTCCCCTGGAACGTGCTGTTCGACTGGGCGATCACACGGAAGTAGACGTCCGACCCGAAGGCCTGGGCGAGCTGGCCGCCGGTGATCTTCATGTTGAGGTCGAACACGCCCGAAGGCCCCATCGAACCCTCCTGGACGGGCTGGGCGCCGAACGCGGTCGGCGTCCCTTCAAGGAGGAGCCCGCGGTAGAGCTGGCCGCGAATGGTGACGGTCCCGTAGAGCTGGAATCGATTGCCGGGCGCCTCGATCAGCTTGCCGTTCTGGTCGAGCTTGAGGTTCAGCGTCTGTTCGAGCGTCCCGTCCTGGTCGGGCTGGACGTCGATCATCTCGCTGCCCTTCGGCCCCAGCGCCAGGAACTGGGGAGCGTTGACCACCTGGAACGTCCCCGTCTTCGATGCGGGATCGAAGGTGTAGGTCTGCGAGCCGACGACATCGCCGGCGATGTCCGGGAACGAGCGCGAGGTCCTCGGCCGTATCAGGTCGGCATGCGCGGTCGCACTTCCGATCAATAACACGGCCAGCGCGGCCCGGAGCCTGGGTATGGTGCTGCACATCCGTTGCATATTCTCGTCCCTCGAGACGCATCTCGTCGTTGGGACTGTCGTCTTCCTGACGTATCATCCCCGGCGGCAAGGATGAGATCCCGGCTCTCGTCGGCCGGCTCTCATCCCCTCGCGCGAGGGGACGGGATTAGACCCCGAAGCTCCCGGGCCGTCAATGCGAAAGAAGCAACGCGTCGCGGTGGCGGGTGCACGTCAGCTTCTGCGCCTTCTATTGCGAGGACGAGGATGTCAATGGAGGAACGCGGGGGTTCCGTGGTAGAGTGCGGCCCTTCGGTGCTTTGGAGGCCCGATCTACCCCGGCGGAGGCCGATCCATGGATGGGACGATGGCCGAACTTCAGGCGAGATTGGACCAACTCCTGAAGGAGGCGGCACGCGTCGCCGTGGCCCTCGATCGGGCCGACGGCACGGTGGTGGGCATCCCCCACTACTCGGTCATCGAAGCCCGTGCCCACGAGCTGGGGCGGCGGCTCAGCCGTACGGTGCAAGCCCGTCACATGGGGGAGCTGGCCTCGCACGCGACCCGCTCGGTCAAGTGCCCCGAGTGCGGCACCCGCTGCGAGGTCGTCCCCAGGAGTCGCTCCGTCACTTCGATAGACGGCCCCCTGGACTTCGATGAGCCGATGGGTCATTGCCCCCGCTGTCGCCGCGGGTTTTTCCCCCCTCCGGGAGGCGCTGGGCCTTGATGCTCGGGCCTTGACCCCGACCCTCGTGCGACGGCTCACCTACGCCGGAGCCGAGGCCCGCTCGTTCAAGCGGGCCGCCATCGTGATGAAGCAGGTGGCCGGCCAGCCCGTCTCGGCCAAGACCATCGAGCGCGTGGTGCGCGACGTCGGCCTCGAGCTGGCCCGACGTCGGGACGCCGATCCCAGGACCGATGACTCGCTGGCACGGCGCCCCGAGGGCCCGCCGGCGCTGGCGGTGGTCGAATGCGACGGCGGCCGGATCCGCACCCGCGAGCCGGGACACGGCCCCGGCGTCCACCGCACATCCGAGGGGTGGCGAGAGACCAAGAACGCCTGCCTGATCCGGGCCCGGCCCACGACCTCCGAGGAAGACCCCGAGCCCGAGCCGCCGGCCTGCTTCGCCGACCCGGAGCACGTGGCCAAGATCGCCGAGACCGAAGCCCTGTCGGTCGCCTCCATGGCCTCGCCGCCCGAGTCGCCATCGCGGGCCGGCGAGCCCCCCGAGGGCATGGAGATGGTGCCGCCGGCCGACTGGCGGCCGAAGCGGTCGGTGCGCACCGTGCTGAGCAGCATGGCGGACTCGAAGGAGTTCGGCAAGCAGATGGCGCGGGAAGCCAAGCGGCGGCGATTCCCCGAGGCGTCAGCCAAGGCGTTCCTGGGCGATGGGCTGGCGTGGAACTGGTCGATCCGGAAGCGGCACTTCGGCGAGTTTACGCCGATCCTCGACTTCATCCACGTGCTGAGCTACCTGTTCCTGGTGGCCAAGGCCGTGCACGAGGGGCCCGAGGACGCGTGGGACCGGTACCTGGCCTGGATGCGAGGCGCATGGCGAGGGGAGGTCGGCCAGGTGATCGAGGAGTTGCAGGCCTGGCGGGCGAAGCTGGGCGAGCCGCCCGCGACCGCGCCGGATCAGGACCCGCGGAAGGTCCTGGCCGTGACGATCACCTACCTGAGCAACAACGAAGGGCGCATGAGATATCCCGAATATCGCCGGAGCGGGCTGCCGGTGACGACGGCCTGGATGGAGTCGCTCGTCAAGGAGGTGAACTACCGGGTCAAGGGGACCGAGATGTTCTGGAACGACCCGGAGGGGGCCGAGGCCATCCTCCAGGTGCGCGCCGCGGCGCTCTCGGACGACGAACGGCTGGAGGCGCACCTCGAGACACGTCCGGGCTGTCCCTTCACTCGCCGGCCACGAGCGCCCAGATTAACGCGCAAGAAAATCAGAAGCTGACGTGCACCCCGCGGTGGCGAGGTCGGAAACACCTCGCAGGGCGCGTCCATGCTCTGAGCTCGGTCGAGTCCCCTCCGGTGGCGGGGTGGCGGGGGTCGCCCCGGGGCGAGCTTGACCGCGATCCGGGACCGAGATAGCCTCACCCGCCACGTACCATCGTCGCCGCGCCGGCCTCGCCGGGGTGGCATGGTGCGTCGAGCAGGGAGGCGGGGACTTGCGACGAGCACCTCGGTGGCCGGCGGTCGTTGCGTTGATCTTCCTCGAGGGCTGCGCGACGGTGCCCCGGGGAGCCGAAATCGCGGCGACGACCACATCCTTCGCCTACTCGACGGGCCGAGGTTCCCAGGCCTTCGGCACCACGCCCTCGCTGACGATCAACGCCCTCAAGGAGGCGATGAACGACCTCGAGATGGGCGACATCAAGATCAATCGCGAGGTCGGCATCTCGCAAGTCCGTGCGCGGACCAAGGACCATCGATCGGTGGTCGCGACGATCCGCTTCCATCAGGGCCTGTCCACGGTGGCCGTCCGCATCGGCTGGTTCGGCGACGAGCCCCTCTCCCATGCCCTGCTCGGCCGCGTGGGCGTGAGGCTCGGGACCCGGGAGGCGGAATCGATCCCCGCCGAGGCGCCGAGCGAGCCTTCCGGCAACCCCTTCTTCTCACGCCAGGCCGTCCCCGACTACGAGATGCTGCGCGACTTCGTCGAGGCACCGTATCGGGACCGCGTCGTACCCTGACGCATCGTCGCTCCGATCCCGTGCGGCGACTCCGCCCAGCGGACCCCTGCGGCTCCGGACGTCGCGGCGCGCAAAAAAAAGGGGCCGAAGCCCCTGTAGCGAAGTGCTTAACTAGGCCATGTCGCGTCCGTACGACTTCGGCATCCATGCGTCGTCGAAAACGGAACGAATGGCCACGCGAGGACGCAGCGTTCATCGCCGCGTGAACTCGAACGGGGAAAGGTTGAACCGGGCGTAATCGTCCCTGTCGCCGGGAATCAAGCCTTAGCTTTTCGGATGAAGGAGGACGCCTGCCAGCTTGTGGCGGGCCGTAGCAAGGCGGAAAGGGTGGTCCTGGGTCGCGGCGGAAAGCGTTCCGGGATGTTTATTTTCCTGGCTGCTCCCTCACTCCTCGTCCCATCGTCGAGGCCCAAAATACGACGATTGAAGGCTTGCGTCAACCCGTGCCCGCCTGTTTTTTTCCCCGATTGCGATACCATGCTAATGCCCGGTCTTCAGGCCGTTCTCCGCCTCCCGGTGCGGCCGATTCTGAGCGCTCGGTGGAATCGATCGGCTCCGATCATCCGAGTGGTCCGCGGGGTAGCGCCCCGCCGACGTCCTCTCTGGTGGCGGCAGGATTGTTCATTTCTGCAGGTGAGGAGCCATCCCTCGCATTCGTGCCCGGGTCATCCGTGCGCGCCTGCCGTCGATCGCGGCGTATCGCCTTACTATTCGCATCGGCACGCGGTGGCCAGGTCTGTGATGGCGTCGGCGCGAATGCCCTGCGATCTCCCGAATGCGCGATTCGGCCGCCTTCCATGCGGCACAGTCCGGGCGACGGAGACGCAAGCCCGAGTCCTGGCGGGGAATCGGCCGGCCGGTTAGAATCCGGGCCGTCGAACGACGACGGTTCGGAGACATTCGGTGTCAACGCACGGCCCTGTCGACAGCCCGACGCGGATCGCCTCGCTGGACCAGTTCCGGGGCTACACGGTCGTCGGCATGCTGCTCGTGAACTTCGTGGGCGGATTCCAGGCGGTGGGGGCGATCTGGAAGCACCACAACACGTATTGCAGCTATGCCGACACGATCATGCCCCAGTTCTTCTTCGCGGTCGGATTTGCGTACCGGCTCACATTCCTGCGGCGGGTCGCCTCCCTCGGCGTCGAGCCGGCCGTGCGAGCCGTCGTGGTGCGCTGCCTGGGCCT from Aquisphaera giovannonii includes these protein-coding regions:
- a CDS encoding sigma-70 family RNA polymerase sigma factor — its product is MARIRRHRRDVVQSPLETYLREINEMALLTADEEKQLAYRISDGDDSARDRMVRANLRLVVNIARGYVGKGLALQDLIEEGNLGLLRAVEGFDPAVGTRFSTYASYWIKQSIKRALVNTAKPIRIPAYMVELLFKWRRMAADLQETLGRPATFEEVARELKLPKKKLAIVKKAIKVYNLVPQTDQPENGWSLGEMLMDERTRTPDVEMVEADNLRLVMNRLEEMDKREATVLRMRFGLNDAPPKTLKEIGESLGLTRERVRQIENEALGKLSASLMAD
- a CDS encoding DUF3568 family protein, with the protein product MRRAPRWPAVVALIFLEGCATVPRGAEIAATTTSFAYSTGRGSQAFGTTPSLTINALKEAMNDLEMGDIKINREVGISQVRARTKDHRSVVATIRFHQGLSTVAVRIGWFGDEPLSHALLGRVGVRLGTREAESIPAEAPSEPSGNPFFSRQAVPDYEMLRDFVEAPYRDRVVP
- a CDS encoding PEP-CTERM sorting domain-containing protein (PEP-CTERM proteins occur, often in large numbers, in the proteomes of bacteria that also encode an exosortase, a predicted intramembrane cysteine proteinase. The presence of a PEP-CTERM domain at a protein's C-terminus predicts cleavage within the sorting domain, followed by covalent anchoring to some some component of the (usually Gram-negative) cell surface. Many PEP-CTERM proteins exhibit an unusual sequence composition that includes large numbers of potential glycosylation sites. Expression of one such protein has been shown restore the ability of a bacterium to form floc, a type of biofilm.), whose amino-acid sequence is MCSTIPRLRAALAVLLIGSATAHADLIRPRTSRSFPDIAGDVVGSQTYTFDPASKTGTFQVVNAPQFLALGPKGSEMIDVQPDQDGTLEQTLNLKLDQNGKLIEAPGNRFQLYGTVTIRGQLYRGLLLEGTPTAFGAQPVQEGSMGPSGVFDLNMKITGGQLAQAFGSDVYFRVIAQSNSTFQGSFATDFSGDRPMTNLRALQGRLPAPVPEPAPLIVFVAATGGFAWLRRRARRTVRRPGPLSPP
- a CDS encoding LysR family transcriptional regulator produces the protein MTPTLVRRLTYAGAEARSFKRAAIVMKQVAGQPVSAKTIERVVRDVGLELARRRDADPRTDDSLARRPEGPPALAVVECDGGRIRTREPGHGPGVHRTSEGWRETKNACLIRARPTTSEEDPEPEPPACFADPEHVAKIAETEALSVASMASPPESPSRAGEPPEGMEMVPPADWRPKRSVRTVLSSMADSKEFGKQMAREAKRRRFPEASAKAFLGDGLAWNWSIRKRHFGEFTPILDFIHVLSYLFLVAKAVHEGPEDAWDRYLAWMRGAWRGEVGQVIEELQAWRAKLGEPPATAPDQDPRKVLAVTITYLSNNEGRMRYPEYRRSGLPVTTAWMESLVKEVNYRVKGTEMFWNDPEGAEAILQVRAAALSDDERLEAHLETRPGCPFTRRPRAPRLTRKKIRS
- a CDS encoding 30S ribosomal protein S1, with amino-acid sequence MVDRNLLREFDVSEDELSALVTAEDGSDSLEQFLGEGQSFQIGSIVAGKVVEIVGDQVVVDVGYKSEGLVALNEWEDEPPPQPGDAVEVLLEGMEDETGEIVLSRKKAHRMRAWEMVISKYHEGDVVKGKVTRKIKGGLLVDIGVNVFLPASQVDIRRPSDIADYIDQEIECMILKIDESRRNIVVSRRKLIEITREEQKKRLLEEIEVGQVRKGTVKNIADFGAFVDLGGIDGLLHITDMSWGRINHPSDMLKIDDQLEVMVLHVDKEREKIALGLKQKSPSPWENVADKYPVGTRVTGEVVNVMSYGAFVKLEEGIEGLVHISEMSWTKRINHPSELVNIGDKIEVVVLGINKDKQEISLGMKQTQVNPWDQVAGKYPPGTMVEGTVRNLTNYGAFIEIEEGIDGLLHISDMSWTRKIGHPNELLEKGQRISCQVLNVDQDRKRIALGLKQLKEDPWETDIPGRYEPSDVVKGKVTKLTNFGVFVELEPGLEGLLHISELADHKVDSPEEVVKVGDEIEVKILRVDRGERKIGLSRKKAHWTKPGEEDVDVEAQESSESQPAKETKELKGGLGGGGPLFSMGSPSNSDNSGS